The sequence AGATTTCAACCACAAGTAGTGTTTTGTGATTATTTTTTAGTTATATAGTCCGTACAAGGAAAGGACAATTCTTCTGAATTCTCCCAAATATTCATTCCTAGTTCCCTCCTTATAAATACACACTTCCCATATGCATGTAACTTCAAGAAGACTTGATAATAATACCACTTTTTTTAGGTCTATCTTCTTTCATCAAGTAGCTGGTGTCTGAAATTTACTGGCTCGATTAATCCTTAATTATTCGCGTTGTTCTAAACCCGATACCTTCAAATTTGCACCAACATGTCTCCAATCAACTCCATTAATTTGCCAAGAATCTTCTCAAGGCTTGACAAGAATGGTGATGGACTCGTGAGCCTCAACGAGCTAAAGGGATTTCTTGATACCATAGGCATTAATTCAAGCCAAGAAGAGCTTGAGTTGCTTGTTGGGAAAACAAGCCTCGACTCCATTGACTTTTTCCTCTTCTATGATGCCATCACAAAAGCACATATTAAAGAAAGCAAGCGCGAAAATATTTTCCTGGAAAATGAGTTACAGAAAGTCTTTAGAGTATTCGATTTGAATGATGACGGATTTATATCTTGCGAGGAGTTGCAGAGTGCATTGTCAAGATTAGGATTGTGGGATGAGCAATGTGGGAAAGATTGCAAGAGCATGATTAATGTTTATGATACAAATTCAGATGGGAAACTTGATTTTGAGGAGTTTAAGGATATGATGTTTGATAATTAAGAAACTGTAATTTGAATTAAAAAGTAATCCCGCTTCCAATCTACCAGAAAAATGTTTAATTAGTTGTAAGCATTTGAAATGATGTTCATGGTCTGCTGGGGATTGTAGATTTGTTCATTAAACTTTGTGTAATAGACTTTTAATACTCCATAATTTTAGCTGACGATATACAAGTGGATGTCTATGACTTTTCTATCGTACTTGTTTGTTCATTTTTTCGTACAAGTAAACTTTGAACATATAGAAGTAATAATATTTGCAAATTGCAAGAATATAAGGATTTTGGTTTTTCAACCAGACTCTTTCTTGTAATATCAGCAACCTTAATTGACAGTTGAAGGGACTCCTTCTGCTTCATTAATTTTATGTGGCGCTATTTAATTGAAATTACTCATTTTACCGTGTAAACGAGAACATACAAGACAAAATGGTTAAAATAAAACAGTTAATCACTCATATTATctataaaaaatattttggataatgaactttttgaaaaggaatttttacttcctatagcaaaggttgataccttacttattttaaataaatatccttttaaaaaattatattccatagctaccttttgatttttataacCAATTATTTATTTATGGTTA is a genomic window of Nicotiana tabacum cultivar K326 chromosome 16, ASM71507v2, whole genome shotgun sequence containing:
- the LOC107819435 gene encoding putative calcium-binding protein CML44, whose protein sequence is MSPINSINLPRIFSRLDKNGDGLVSLNELKGFLDTIGINSSQEELELLVGKTSLDSIDFFLFYDAITKAHIKESKRENIFLENELQKVFRVFDLNDDGFISCEELQSALSRLGLWDEQCGKDCKSMINVYDTNSDGKLDFEEFKDMMFDN